The nucleotide window ATCTGTTGCGAAAACTCCTTTCAACGTTCTGTCGCTGTAAGAAGCAGGACGGAACAAGTTCAACCCAGCCATAGCTGTCATAGATAATCCGGTTTTACCAACCTTTATTTCGGGACGAAACCCTGTTACGATATATTGATGGGAAAATATCATGTCTTTACCATCCTTTTCTAACAAAGCCACCTGCCCGTTCATTTCAAGGGCATACGATAGTTTGAACCAATCGTTGAAATCATAGCCGACAGACACGTCCAATCCTTCGACCAATTCTACATTTACGTCGAATTTCCCATTGAGATTCCAATTAAGATAGACAGCAGGAAATATCATCGGATAACCTAATGAACTGTTTATTGCCACACCTCCACCAATAGACAGATTGGGTTTCAGGTGGCGGATAAAAACAACGCCTGCGCTTCCAAGCACGTTTTTAAACCTGATTTTGGAGAAATCGGTTGAGGAAGTAAATATCCCACCACCTAAACTCGCCCTCATCGACCATTTGTCATTCAATGGGCGCAGGTGGTAAAGCCCGACCTGTAAATTCATGATTTCGGAAGGCATATAATCTGTGAAATTCTTGTTATTCAAGGAAGTATATGACCCGCCAAGACCAATCCCCCAAGCTGTCGGACGATTGTTCTCATTCATTTTCATGGACAACGGTATATTAACCGCTCCCTGATAAACG belongs to Bacteroidales bacterium and includes:
- a CDS encoding DUF6268 family outer membrane beta-barrel protein, which encodes MSFKTEYLGNSGYYFLPPGEKPREKIGDSNGSAVVYQGAVNIPLSMKMNENNRPTAWGIGLGGSYTSLNNKNFTDYMPSEIMNLQVGLYHLRPLNDKWSMRASLGGGIFTSSTDFSKIRFKNVLGSAGVVFIRHLKPNLSIGGGVAINSSLGYPMIFPAVYLNWNLNGKFDVNVELVEGLDVSVGYDFNDWFKLSYALEMNGQVALLEKDGKDMIFSHQYIVTGFRPEIKVGKTGLSMTAMAGLNLFRPASYSDRTLKGVFATDNDYYFSVSPYVSLGIKYNF